In Aerococcaceae bacterium zg-252, the genomic window TGCTCATCAGTTGCCTGATACAATCCTTTTTACTATCAACTCAGTATGACCGCTATTCAGCAGAAGATTTTTTATTTTTCCAAGTAATAGCATTGCATTTTCTTTTTATTGGCTATGTACTAGTACGGAGTAATCAATTAATTGGAGAACAATTCAATTGGCTATCAGGAATTGATGTATGGCGTGGTTCAATTACCATTCCATTTTCACATTTCTTCACTGCCACAAAAGTATTACTTTTGCCGTCTAATCACGAAAATGCTACTTACTCATTAAAAGACAGGGTCATACAAACTTTAAAATTACTTGTCACTGTTTTCATTACCACCAGACTGGTAGTCTTTGCAGTTGATCAATTAAGTGAAATTTCTAGCATTTTTGACCAGTTCGCACAACAATATTTCATCCATAATATGCAATCATTTTTCAAAAATTGGTTCAATAGCACTTTTTGGACGGATACTATTTCTTTTGCGATTTTAAGTATTCCAGTAAGTTTGTGGTTATACGGTTTAATCGCTGGTGCAATTTTTTCAAATCGCTCTACGATAACCCCTGAGCGTACAGAAGAAACATTATCACGCATCCGAATATTTTCAACACTAAATGTAACAATCATCGCTACAGCTCTATGCTTATTATATGGTCTATTCTTTATCATTTCGCTACAAGATTTAGCAACTCAATTAAGTAGCATTCCAACACAACAAGTGATACGAGCAGCTCAAGCATCACATTTAGCAGTCAGTGGTTTTTGGCAACTCGTTCAAATCACTTTACTCAACTTTTTTGTACTAGGATTTGCTTTTCTATTTGGAAATCGTGCACTATGGCACACACAATATGCAAAAATATCACTTGTCATCTTATTCAGCTTTAATTTATTATTCTCATGTTTAGCTGCATGGAAATTAATCGGCATTTACATTTGGTTTTACGGACTGACACCATTACGATTGCAGTCAACTTGGTTGATTTCAATCATCATTGTTGCCACAATATTAACATTAATTCGACTATTTAAGCCAATCACTGCATTTCGTTATGGTATTCTCTACTTTATTCTCAGCTACACACTATTATGCGTCATTTATTATTGCGTATTTTAATAGAAAACAAACTGCACTCCTTGTTTATCTAGAGTGCAGTTTGATTTATTCATTAATATTTACGAACATCGGGAGCTGAATAATTCAAAATAAATTGTTCAATTTCTAAAATATCATCTGAAAAAAGAACATTATCTCGGTCGCTTTGACTAAGAAAGCCCTCAGCAACCATATGGTCAAACAGCGCTTTTAATTGGTCAAAGTAACCATTAATATTAAACAGGACACAAGGTTTGTCATTCTGTCCGATACGAGCCCAAGAAATCACTTCCGATATTTCTTCCAATGTACCTGGCCCACCTGGTAAAGCGATAAAGGCTTCTCCTAACATCATCATTTTCGCTTTACGTTGCGGCATATCTTCAACTACTATCAATTCAGATAAGTTCTGATGTGCAATTTCTCGTTCTACTAAAAATGTCGGCATCACACCGATTGCACGACCACCATTTTCAATCACTGTATCAGCCATAATTCCCATTAATCCAACATTACCACCACCATAGACTAAATCATGAAGATTTTCAGACATCCATAAAGCTAATTCGTTCGTTCTCTCACTATAAATCGGATTACGCCCTGTACTTGCCCCACAATAAATTGTTATTTTCACTCTTCAACACGCTCTTTTCGGTTAATATATATTTACTGCTCATTTTGGTAAAAGGATATCAAACCATAAGAGAATTGTAAAGACTCTTCCACTTCAGCATTCTCCGCACCACAAAAATAGACTAGGAATCCAAAAATTCCTAGTCCACCACTTTAGTTCGCTTGAGCTACCTCATCATCCACTTAGAATGGTTCAAAGCATAATACTCTCACTTATACTAAATTATTTATTCTTTAAGTTGTAGAATGATTGTAAACCGTCGTATTTAGCAACTTCACCTAATTCATCTTCAATACGTAATAATTGGTTGTATTTAGCGATACGGTCTGTACGGCTTAATGAACCTGTTTTGATTTGACCAGCGTTAGTTGCAACAGCGATGTCAGAGATTGTAGAATCTTCTGTTTCACCAGAGCGGTGAGAAACAACTGCTGTGTAACCAGCTTTTTTAGCCATTTCAATCGCATCAAATGTTTCAGTTAAAGTACCGATTTGGTTAACTTTGATTAAGATTGAGTTTGCGATACCTTGTTCGATACCACGAGATAAGATTTCAGTGTTTGTTACGAATAAATCGTCACCTACTAATTGAACTTTGTGACCGATACGTTCAGTTAATAATTTCCAACCGTCCCAGTCATTTTCGTCCATACCATCTTCGATTGAGATAATTGGATATTTGTCAACTAATTCTTCTAAATAGTCAACTTGCTCTTCAGCTGTACGAACTTTACCTTTTTCACCTTCGAATTTAGTATAGTCGTAAACTTTTTTCTCTTTGTCATAGAATTCAGAAGATGCACAGTCGAAACCTAAGAATACATCTTTACCTGGCTCTAAACCAGCTTTTTTGATTGCTTCTAAGATTGTTTCAACACCGTCTTCAGTTCCTTCAAATGCAGGAGCGAAACCACCTTCGTCACCTACAGCTGTTACTAAACCACGGTCATGTAAGATTGATTTCAATGCGTGGAATACTTCAGCACCCCAACGTAATGCTTCTTTAAATGTTGGTGCACCAACTGGTAAAATCATGAATTCTTGGAAAGCGATAGGTGCATCAGAGTGAGAACCACCGTTTACGATATTCATCATTGGAGTTGGTAATACTTTAGTATTGAAACCACCTAAGTATTGGTATACTGGTACGTTTAAGTAATCAGCAGCAGCACGTGCAACAGCGATAGAAACACCTAAAATAGCGTTCGCACCTAATTTACCTTTGTTTGGAGTTCCGTCTAATTCGATCATTAATTTATCGATTGCTTGTTGTTGTAAAACATCATAACCTAATAATGCTTCAGCAATAATGTTGTTTACATTATCAACAGCTTTAGAAACACCTTTACCTAAGTAACGAGATTTGTCGCCATCACGTAATTCAACTGCTTCGTGTTCACCAGTAGACGCACCTGACGGTACCATACCGCGTCCGAAAGCACCGCTTTCTGTATAAACTTCTACTTCGATTGTTGGGTTACCACGTGAATCTAATACTTCGCGTGCATATACATCTGTAATAAATGGCATATTGTTTTCTCCTTTATTTTCGGCTTTATTTCCATGCAATAATACATGAACACCTATATTATATTTTAATAATCTTCTGCATAAAAAGCAAAAGTTTTTCTAACAAATTGATTATTTATTTATTTTTTAATCAATGATTCTCCAGTCATTTCAACTGGTTGTGCTACATTTAATAAATCTAACAATGTTGGTGCTAAATCAGCTAAACGTCCACCGTCACGCAATTCAACACCATGTTTTGTTACAATAACTGGCACTGGATTGGTTGTATGAGCTGTCATCGGTTGGTCATCTAAAGTAATCACTTCATCTGAGTTACCATGGTCAGCCGTAATAATCGCATAACCACCTTTTGAGATGATTAAATCTACAACTTCACCTAAACACTCATCAACAGCTTCAATTGCTTTTACAGTTGGTTCTAACATACCACTGTGTCCAACCATGTCAGGGTTAGCAAAGTTCAAGATAATCGCATCTAATGTATCTTCGTTGATAGCTGCTACTAAAGCATCTTTTACTTCATAAGCTGACATTTCTGGTTTTAAATCATAAGTCGCAACTTTTGGTGACGGAATTAAAATACGTGATTCTCCTTCAAACTCTTCGTGACGTCCACCACTCATAAAGAATGTAACATGTGGATATTTTTCAGTTTCAGCGATGCGTAACTGTGTTTTGCCAGCACTTGCTAACACTTCACCTACTGTATTCACTAAATCTTGCTTTTTAAATGCAATCTCAGCAATAACATCGGCACTGTACTCAGTAAATGTCACAAATTTAGCTGTTTTAGGTGCATGTTCACCACGATCAAATCCGTCAAATGCTGGATTTGTTAATGCTGTTCCTAATTGAATTGCTCGGTCAGGACGGAAGTTGAAGAAGATTACTGAATCACCGTCTTCAATCGTAGCAACCGGTGCATCACCTTTCGTTACAACAAATGGTAATACAAATTCATCGAATACTTCTTTATCGTATGACGCTTGAACACCCTCAGCTGCACTTGCAAATGTTTCACCTTTAGCATAAACCATTGCGTCGTATGCTAATTGCACACGTTCCCAACGTTTGTCACGGTCCATTGCATAGTAACGACCAGAGATTGTCGCAAATTCACCTACACCGATTTCATCAAACTTCTCTTCAGTTGTCTTAACAAAGTCAATTGCAGAAGACGGTGCTACATCACGACCATCTAAAAATCCATGTACATATACTTTTTCTAAGCCATGGTCTTTAGCTAATTGTAATAAAGCGAATAAATGTTCATAATGTGAATGAACCCCACCGTCAGACAATAAGCCCATTAAGTGTAATGCTTTACCACTTTCTTTCGCTGCTTTAACAGCTTCTACTAGTTCAGGAATTTCAAAGAAGTCTTTTTCACGAATTGAAATATTAATGCGTGTTAATGACTGGTACACAATACGTCCAGCACCAATATTCATGTGTCCTACTTCTGAGTTACCCATTTGACCGTCTGGTAAACCAACATCTTCTCCACTAGCTTTTAATTGATTATGTGGAAATTCTGCCCAATAACGGTCAAAATTTGGTTTATGCGCTGCTTTAACAGCATTTCCTTTTACTTCATCTCGAATGGCAAAACCATCTAAGATAATTAAAGCTACAGGTGCTTTACTCATTATTTAACTGCCTCCAATAATGCTAAGAATGACTCAGCTTGTAAACTTGCGCCACCAACTAATGCACCGTCCACATCTGGACATGCCATGTAGTCAGCAATGTTTTCTGGTTTCACAGAACCACCGTATTGTACACGAACTTTGTCTGCAACTTCTTGACCAAAGTCTTGCGCAACAACGTCACGTACTGCTTTACACATTTTTTGTGCATCATCTTGAGTTGCTGATTTACCAGTTCCGATTGCCCAAATTGGTTCATAAGCAATTACTAATGAAGCCACTTGTTCAGCTGATAAACCTTTTAATGCTGCAGATACTTGTGCACCAACAAATTCAACTGCTTCACCAGCCTCATACGTTTCCAATGTTTCACCACAACAAATAATTGGTGTCATACCATTACGGAAAATCGCATGTGCTTTTTTATTAATATCTTCATCTGTTTCGTGGAAATACTCACGACGTTCAGAGTGACCAATAATAACATAGTCCACTTCTAACGCACCTAATGCTTTAGGACTTACTTCACCAGTGAATGCTCCCTCATCTTCAAAATAACAGTTTTGCGCTGCTACTTTAACTTCTGATTCACGAACACCTTTTTTCATGCCCTCTAAGAATAATGCTGGTGCACCAATAACAGTATCCACTAATTCATTTGACGGAATATTATTTTTCACTGCTGAAACAAATTCACGTGCTTCGCTATGTGTTTTGTTCATCTTCCAGTTACCTGCAATAATTGGTTTACGACTCATCAAATCCACTCCTTTTTTTATATTGTAGTATTCACCTTGAAGACGCCATACAAAGTTTATTAATCGATAAACTTCATATCCAGCGTCTTAAGATTTTTTACTTATTATTTATCTTCAATTGACACAACACCTGGTAATTCTACGCCTTCTAAGTAAGTTAATGACGCACCACCACCTGTTGAAATGTGAGTAAATTTATCTTCATAACCTAATTGTGCAACAGCTGCAGCAGAATCTCCACCACCAACAACTGTCGTAGCATCTGTTAAATGAGCAATCGCTTCACACACACCAATTGTACCTTTAGCAAAGTTTGGTAATTCAAATACACCCATTGGTCCGTTCCAAACAACTGTTTTAGCTGTTGATAAAACATCAGTAAATAATTTAACTGATTCAGGACCACAATCTAAACCTTCCCAATCAGCAGGAATCTCATCAACTGATACAACTTTACGGTTTGCATCATTAGAGAAGTCATCCGCTACAACGATGTCCACAGGTAATACTAATTTATCGCCTGCACGTTCTAACAATTCTTTTGCTAATTCAACACGGTCTAATTCTAATAATGATTTACCAACTTCTTTACCTTGTGCTTTTAAGAACGTATAAGCCATACCACCACCGATAATAACTTTATCCGCTTTTTCTAACAAGTTTTCGATTACTTTAATTTTATCTGAAACTTTCGCTCCACCTAAAATTGCTACAAATGGACGAACTGGAGCATCAACTGCTTCACCTAAGAATTTTACTTCTTTTTCCATTAAGTAACCAACTGCATTTGGTAAGTTTGATGCAATACCGATGTTTGATGCATGTGCACGGTGTGCTGTACCAAATGCATCGTTTACATATAAATCACCTAAAGATGCCCAATATTTACCTAATTCTGGATCATTTTTAGATTCTTTCTTACCGTCGATATCTTCAAAACGTGTATTTTCAACAACTAATACATCGCCTTCATTCAATGCTTTAACAGCTGCTTCTAATTCAGCACCACGAGTTTCTGGTGAAAATGCAACCGGTTGTCCTAATAATTCAGCTAAACGGTCTGCTGCTGGTTTTAATGATTTACTTGCTTTATCAGCTTCTTCTTTCACTTTTCCTAAGTGAGAGAATAATACCACTTTAGCTTTGTTATTAATTAAATATTTAATTGTATCTAAAGCTGCTACAATACGGTTATCGTTTGTAATAACGCCCTCTTTCATTGGAACGTTAAAGTCAACACGTACTAATACTGTTTTACCTTGAACTTGTAAATCTTCAACTGTTCTTTTTGCCATTCAGTTACCCTCCTAAGGTTATCAAATTTATTTAAAAAGTTTTATTCGCTCTTAACTCTATAAAAAATGCGAGGAAGCGTCATGCCTCCCCGCTGTCTTGGATAGACGCTCTTTTTTATAAGACGCTATACTAATCGCAAGCTCTCACACTTAATATTATAAGTTAGCGAAGTACTCTAAAGTACGAACTAATTGAGCAGTATATGACATTTCGTTATCATACCAAGCAACAGTTTTAACTAATTGTTTGTCGCCAACTGTCATAACTTTTGTTTGAGTTGCATCGAATAATGAACCAAATGTGATACCTACGATATCAGAAGATACGATTGGATCTTCAGTATATCCGTAAGATTCGTTAGCAGCTTCTTTCATTGCTGCATTAATTTCGTCAGCTGTTACGTTTTTCTCTAAAACAGTTACTAACTCAGTTAATGAACCTGTTGGAACTGGAACACGTTGTGCAGCACCGTCTAATTTACCGTTTAATTCAGGAATTACTAAACCGATAGCTTTAGCAGCACCTGTTGTGTTAGGTACGATGTTTGCAGCAGCAGCACGAGCACGACGTAAGTCACCTTTACCGTGTGGTGCATCTAAAGTATTTTGGTCACCAGTGTAAGCATGGATAGTTGTCATTAAACCTTCAACAACACCAAATTTGTCTTGTAATACTTTAGCCATAGGAGCTAAACAGTTTGTAGTACATGAAGCACCAGAAATTACTGTTTCGTCACCTTTTAAGATGTCGTGGTTTACGTTGTAAACAACTGTTGGTACATCGTTACCACCAGGAGCAGAGATTACAACACGTTTAGCGCCACCTTTTAAGTGTAATTCAGCTTTTTCTTTTGAAGTGAAGAAACCAGTACATTCTAATACGATGTCTACTCCTAATTCACCCCAAGGTAATTCTTCAGGGTTACGGTTAGCTAATACTTTAACTTCTTTACCGTTTACACGGAATGCTCCTTCTAATACTTCAACTTCACCATTGAAACGGCCTTGAGTTGTGTCATATTTTAATAAGTGAGCTAATGTTTTAGCATCTGTTAAGTCGTTGATTGCAACTACTTCAATGCCTTCCACTTCTTGAATACGACGGAATGCTAAACGACCAATACGTCCGAAACCATTAATACCTACTTTTACTGTCATAATTTGACTTCCTCCTTAAGGATATTTTATTTTAATGAGTTCCCTCATTTAAAATCATATTTGCGACGCCCTCGTCACAGATGAGCCACCCATGATGTTGGACTAGTTGACAATAGCCTTTTACCGCTTCTGCTTTAGAAGCACCTGCTACTACTGTCACAACTAAAGGAATTTGACTGAGTTCTTCGATTTGAATACCAATTCTCGGTAATCGTAACACTTCATTCCCTTGTTCATTGAAAAATACACCAAACGCTTCACCTATCGCCTGCTGTTCACGCAATAATTGCTGCTGTTCACTTGTCAGTTCACGACGCTCTGCCATAGTCTTGGCAGAACCCACACTCACCAATAAGCAGTCTGCTTGTTTTCCCAACATCACTGCTTGATTGATAGCTGGGTCATTCAATAGTGCTTTAGACGCCAATTCTTCCATCATATCGGGGATAAACAACGGAACATATTGTGCTCCAGTTTTTTGAGCCATAAGCCCCCCCACCATATTTGATTGAATATTGAATCGTCCACCAACACCACCTCGTGCTGGAACAAATACTAGCTCTCTATCTTTCGATAGAATTTGCGTCAAGCCCTCGCCTACATGTGCGAGCGTTTCGCCACCAGTTACTGCAATTGTATTTTGCCCATATTTTAAATAGCGATTCAACACTTGCTCAACTGCTCGGCTTAATTCTGCATAGACGCTCGTATCTTGTTCGACATTCCCACTCACTACCATGCAACCGTCCAATCCTAAACGAGATTGTAACTTTGCTGATAACTCATGCAAATAATTCGTGCTCACCATTTTATCGGCAATAACAGCAGCCACTTCTTGTCCTCTGGACGTCAAACGTATACCTGAATGTCCTACTTCAACTAAGTGCTGTTCTTTCATTAACTGAATAATTGTACGCAGTGAACGCTCGGATAAATTCACCTTTTGTGCTAATGTTTTTCGTCCAATTGCCTGATGTGTTGACTGTAATTGATACAAAATCGAACAACGGACTTGCAACATCTCATTTAAATCTGGTGCAATGTCTTGCATTATAGAAAAAACATCCTGCATGGTGTTCCTCCTTTTTGGGCAATATACGACCATAAATTAAAATCCGAATAATTTCTCTCATTTTACAAAATTAGGTCGCTTACCACATTAATACTATAACATTTATCTGCATAATTTGCAAACTAAACTCGAGTACACTTCATTAATATTTTTTATTAGAAAGTGGTCGATATTCGACCACGATGTGCGGTTACATTCAAAAAAAAGACTAAGTCCTGTCAAACTTAGTCTTCACTTAATTATTTAGTTAACGATTGATTGTTCTCCATAATATTATCAATCAAACCATATTCTTTTGCCTCTTGAGCGCTCTTATAATTATCACGATCTGTATCACGTGCAATCACTTCAATTGGTTGCCCTGTACGCTCTGCTAAGATTTCATTCAAACGTTCACGTGTACGTAAAATATGACGTGCAGCAATTTCAATTTCAGTCGCTTGTCCTTGTGCTCCACCTAATGGTTGGTGAATCATAATTTCTGCATTCGGTAAAGCATGACGTTTTCCTTTTTGACCAGCTGCTAATAAAAATGCACCCATTGACGCAGCCATACCCATAACAATTGTTTGAACATCAGACTTAATGAAATTCATCGTATCATAAATTGCCATACCTGCCGTAACACTACCACCAGGAGAATTGATATATAGATAAATATCTTTTTCTGAATCTTGAGCTTCTAAAAATAGTAATTGTGCAATTACACTATTCGCTACATTATCATCAATTGGCCCACTTAACATAATAATTCTATCTTTTAATAATCGTGAATAAATATCATATGCACGCTCTCCACGTGATGATTGTTCAATAACCGTTGGAATTAAGTTCATCTTTTATTACTCCTCTACTTCGATAAATAGTTCATTCAAAATACTAGAAACCATCTATTGCTAATTTATACTTAACAATTTAAGTAAACTTGTTAAGTAATGTGTCATTATTATACCGTTTTAGTCAAAGAAGGTCAATTAAGATGCACAATTTATCTTCCACTCCTAAAAAAACACACTCCCTTTCAGGAGTGCATTTAATAGGTTTAAGATTATTGACCTAAATGGCCTTTAACTAAACTTTCGATTTTACCCATTTCTTCTGCAAAATCACTACCATTAATTAAAATGTTTTCTAAAGCAATTTTTAATTCTGAGTAAACTTCACTAGCACCAACATATGCTGGTTGAGACATACCGAATTCTAATTCTTCAGATGCTGCTTTTACTAATGGGTTTTCTTCTAAGTATTTTGTCCAAACTTCTGACTCAACACCTTGTTTTGTTACTGGTAAGTAACCTGTTTCAGATGCCCAACGAGCAGTGTTATTTAACAAGAATGAAATGAATTGAATCGCACCTTTTTGTTGTTCTTCAGACGCAGATGAGAATACACCTAAGTCATTTCCAGCAAAAATTGTTAATTCTTCACCACCACCGAATACTGGTACGTGAGCTGTTTTTAATTCAATATTGTTTTCTTCAACACCTGGTAATACATATGGTAAACCAGCTGATGAACCGATATATAATGCAGATTCACCAGATGAGAATGGACCACTCATGTAACCATCTTCACCAGCAGTACGTGCATGACCTGCATCAATTAATTCTTTAATGAATTGAATTGGTTCTAACGCTTCTTTTGATGTAAAGTCAACTTTAGATAAGTCTGATGAAATCCAAGCAGCACCATTTTGACGTGCCATTGTTTCATATTCAGCAGCCACATCATTTTCAAATCCCATTGCTGGTTTTTCGATACCTGCTTTATCTAATGCTTCACCTAATGCTTTTACTTCTTCCCAAGTTTTTGGTACTTCTGCACCAACTTCATTTAACATTGTTTGGTTAACAAACATTAAACGAACTGATTTGGCGAATGGTAAAGCATAAATTTTATCACCAAAAGTTACACCTGTCATAAATCCAGGGAAAATTCCTTCACGTAATTCATCTGTAAAGCCATTTTCAGCTGTTAAAATATCATTTAAAGGCATTAATAAACCTTGATCCATGTAGTCCGGTGTATTAGATGCTGTTAATTGTGCGATTGTTGGTAATTGACCAGATACACCTGATGCCATAACACTTTGTTGTAATGAGCTATAATCACCTTGGTTTTGTTCGATTACTTCAACTGTATCTTGAGAATTATTAAATTCTTCAACCAATTTTGTAATCGTTTCTTGGTGCTTACCATTCATGGCATGCCAGAAAGTTACCTGAACTTTTTCTTGAGCAGAAGCAGTTGGAACAAAAGTGCTCAACGCTGAAGCTGTTAATAAAGTTGCTGCTAATGTGCGTAATTTTTTCATTAAAATTTTTCCTCCTAAAATAGCACGTTCAACGGCATCACAGTACCGCCAACTACATTTTCGTAAAAGAATAAGATTTTGTCAACTCATAATAGAATTAATTTTATATTTTTTTGTTAATGTTCGCCTTTACCCTTTCAAACCAGAACTTGCAATACCTTGCATAATGTATTTTTGTAATAATAAATAGATGACAACCATTGGTACCACTACTAATGTCGAAGCTGCCATTAACAATTCAAATTGTGTTCCAGCCTCAGTCGTAAATGCTTGTAATCCGACAGGCAATGTACGCAATGCCTTATCATTCGTTACAATCAATGGCCACATAAATGAGTTCCAACTACCGATAACTTTTAAAATCATTACTGCGATAATTGATGAACGTGATAATGGCACTAACATTTCCCATAAGAAACGCCAGTCACTCGCACCATCAGTTTTCGCTGCATAATACAATTGGTCTGGTACCGATTGAAATGATTGTTTTAAAGTAAAGACTGAGAACACACTCGCTAACCATGGAATAATCAATGCCCAATAAGTATTAATCATTCCCCAACCAGACAAGGTCACGAAGTTCGGAATCGTCATCAACTCACCTGGCACCATCATCGTTCCTAGTAAAATAATGAACAATATATCTTTACCCCAGAATTTTAACTTCGCAAATGCAAACGCAGCTAAAATACTTGTCACTAATTCCCCTGAAGTTGTTGCTAATGTAACGAACACACTGTTTAAGAAATAACGAGCGAATGGAGCTACTTCCAATGCTTTTTCATAGTTTGAAAACAACCAATTTTGTGGCAACCACGTTGGTGGTATCATTATCGCTTCACCAGATGACTTCAAACTCGTTGCCAACATCCAGTAGAATGGCAAAATCATAAAGATTCCACCTAAAAACAGGATAGCGTAAAGCGCTAAATTTTTAACGATGCCCTTCATTTTAGCCACCTCT contains:
- a CDS encoding carbohydrate ABC transporter permease produces the protein MKGIVKNLALYAILFLGGIFMILPFYWMLATSLKSSGEAIMIPPTWLPQNWLFSNYEKALEVAPFARYFLNSVFVTLATTSGELVTSILAAFAFAKLKFWGKDILFIILLGTMMVPGELMTIPNFVTLSGWGMINTYWALIIPWLASVFSVFTLKQSFQSVPDQLYYAAKTDGASDWRFLWEMLVPLSRSSIIAVMILKVIGSWNSFMWPLIVTNDKALRTLPVGLQAFTTEAGTQFELLMAASTLVVVPMVVIYLLLQKYIMQGIASSGLKG
- a CDS encoding ABC transporter substrate-binding protein — its product is MKKLRTLAATLLTASALSTFVPTASAQEKVQVTFWHAMNGKHQETITKLVEEFNNSQDTVEVIEQNQGDYSSLQQSVMASGVSGQLPTIAQLTASNTPDYMDQGLLMPLNDILTAENGFTDELREGIFPGFMTGVTFGDKIYALPFAKSVRLMFVNQTMLNEVGAEVPKTWEEVKALGEALDKAGIEKPAMGFENDVAAEYETMARQNGAAWISSDLSKVDFTSKEALEPIQFIKELIDAGHARTAGEDGYMSGPFSSGESALYIGSSAGLPYVLPGVEENNIELKTAHVPVFGGGEELTIFAGNDLGVFSSASEEQQKGAIQFISFLLNNTARWASETGYLPVTKQGVESEVWTKYLEENPLVKAASEELEFGMSQPAYVGASEVYSELKIALENILINGSDFAEEMGKIESLVKGHLGQ